One stretch of Halapricum desulfuricans DNA includes these proteins:
- a CDS encoding NAD(P)/FAD-dependent oxidoreductase: MTDVAVAGGGLAGLVAARRLADDGHDVVLFEREETVGGRVRTTRTEGLTLDRGFQVLFTAYPAVKRELDLDALDLRSFTPGATIARSGHRSVLSDPLRNPRDGLETLFNREVRTADKLRTFRLQRELARAEPGELLDPNRPATTIREFLADRGFSKAYVERFAAPFYGGITLDRSLATDSRVFEYTFKMLSEGSIAVPAGGMGEISRQLARRAEAAGARIETGREITAVDGDGTVELPGEAIEADAVVVATDPHTARELTGVDSIPTGAKGCVTQYYTLDSYAELDTGKKLLLNAADGRPNQIAPLSAVAPEYAPEGTQLLSATFLGEQDASDERLAEETREALAAWYPERDLGGVELRHTARIEFAQFPQPPGFLSSLPDPDAPDGPVVLAGDYTRWCSIQGALESGRRATDLVRGRLR, encoded by the coding sequence ATGACTGACGTCGCCGTGGCTGGCGGTGGACTGGCCGGGCTGGTCGCCGCGCGCCGCCTCGCAGACGACGGCCACGACGTGGTGCTGTTCGAGCGCGAAGAGACCGTCGGCGGTCGCGTGCGGACGACCCGCACCGAGGGGCTGACCCTCGACCGGGGGTTTCAGGTGCTCTTTACGGCGTATCCCGCAGTCAAGCGGGAGCTGGATCTGGACGCGCTCGATCTCCGGTCGTTCACGCCCGGCGCGACGATCGCGCGATCGGGCCACCGGTCGGTGCTGTCCGACCCGTTGCGCAACCCCCGCGACGGGCTGGAGACGCTGTTCAACCGCGAGGTCCGGACGGCCGACAAGCTCCGGACTTTCAGACTCCAGCGCGAACTCGCCCGGGCCGAGCCGGGGGAGCTCCTCGATCCGAACCGCCCGGCGACGACGATCCGCGAGTTCCTCGCCGACCGCGGGTTCTCGAAGGCCTACGTCGAACGGTTCGCCGCGCCCTTCTACGGCGGGATCACGCTGGATCGGTCGCTCGCGACCGATTCGCGAGTGTTCGAGTACACGTTCAAGATGCTCTCGGAGGGGTCGATCGCGGTCCCGGCCGGCGGCATGGGCGAGATATCCCGACAGCTGGCCCGGCGAGCCGAGGCGGCCGGCGCACGGATCGAGACCGGTCGAGAGATCACGGCTGTCGACGGCGACGGCACGGTCGAACTCCCCGGAGAAGCGATCGAGGCGGACGCCGTCGTCGTCGCGACCGACCCGCACACTGCCCGGGAGTTGACCGGCGTCGACTCGATTCCGACGGGTGCGAAAGGCTGTGTCACGCAGTACTACACGCTCGACAGCTATGCGGAGCTGGACACCGGAAAGAAGCTGCTGCTCAACGCCGCGGACGGGCGGCCGAACCAGATCGCGCCGCTGTCTGCCGTCGCGCCCGAGTACGCGCCGGAGGGGACGCAACTGCTGAGCGCCACCTTCCTCGGCGAGCAGGACGCCAGCGACGAGCGACTGGCCGAGGAGACGCGCGAGGCGCTCGCCGCGTGGTACCCCGAGCGCGACCTCGGTGGAGTGGAACTGCGCCACACCGCTCGCATCGAGTTCGCGCAGTTCCCCCAGCCACCGGGCTTTCTGTCGTCGCTCCCCGATCCGGACGCCCCCGACGGGCCGGTCGTCCTCGCCGGCGACTACACGCGCTGGTGTTCGATCCAGGGCGCGCTCGAGAGCGGCCGGCGTGCGACGGACCTCGTCCGGGGGAGGCTGCGATGA
- a CDS encoding sugar O-acetyltransferase, with protein MTSEKAKMLAGEPYDPMDPQLRAERRAARQLTSLFNETDPTERERRRTLLEALFGSGGETAFVEPPFHCDYGSQIHVGEDFFANFGCVFLDVCEIRFGDQCMLGPGVHVYTATHPLDAAARTSGTELGDPVEVGDRAWIGGQAVINPGVTIGDDAVVAAGAVVVDDVPDGVVVGGNPARVIREIDEQRRN; from the coding sequence ATGACCAGCGAGAAAGCGAAGATGCTCGCCGGCGAGCCCTACGATCCGATGGATCCGCAACTGCGGGCCGAACGCCGGGCCGCCCGTCAGCTGACGAGCCTGTTCAACGAGACTGATCCGACCGAGCGCGAGCGCCGACGGACACTGCTCGAGGCGCTGTTCGGATCGGGCGGCGAGACGGCCTTCGTCGAGCCGCCGTTTCACTGCGATTACGGCAGTCAGATCCACGTCGGCGAGGACTTCTTCGCGAACTTCGGCTGTGTCTTTCTGGACGTCTGTGAGATCCGATTCGGCGACCAGTGCATGCTCGGTCCCGGCGTGCACGTCTACACGGCAACCCATCCACTCGACGCGGCCGCTCGCACCAGCGGCACGGAGCTCGGTGACCCCGTAGAGGTCGGTGACCGCGCCTGGATCGGCGGGCAGGCCGTAATCAATCCGGGCGTGACGATCGGCGACGACGCCGTCGTGGCGGCAGGGGCGGTCGTCGTCGATGACGTGCCGGACGGCGTAGTCGTGGGCGGGAATCCGGCCCGCGTGATCCGGGAGATCGACGAGCAGCGAAGAAATTAA
- a CDS encoding MarR family transcriptional regulator, which yields MPISADRFDEIDDDSTPTPGTNAHEILSFLEANADQAFTRSEIAESTGVADGSVGPTLVRLREAGRVDHRGHYWRVSDHVRSVTAATGHADAVATSHEDEPIAYDEWQDYAVDPREGRD from the coding sequence ATGCCGATCAGTGCCGACCGGTTCGACGAGATCGACGACGACAGTACCCCGACTCCGGGGACGAACGCTCACGAGATTCTCTCGTTTCTCGAAGCCAATGCCGATCAAGCGTTCACCCGAAGCGAGATCGCAGAATCGACCGGGGTCGCTGATGGGTCCGTGGGACCGACGCTCGTTCGCCTCCGCGAGGCCGGGCGGGTCGACCACCGGGGTCACTACTGGCGCGTCAGCGACCACGTTCGAAGCGTCACCGCTGCTACGGGCCATGCAGACGCGGTCGCAACAAGCCACGAAGACGAACCGATAGCATACGACGAATGGCAGGACTACGCGGTCGATCCGCGTGAAGGTCGTGACTAG
- a CDS encoding DUF5784 family protein: MATPLRFRRSKAHWTEGRVRAEIYRALDQNLGAEMSTPWYSQPDGYDARRFEMDNGDVALFCWNDDGGYWLGNTETPKTLWGTDKETFDEAPAPVSEWAQRELLAQLYEEDPWLESAPKLAWFFLPVFLSKDGRESTRVFFREHAAGFPDADRETALAFYEEFLETGALDEYRYVMASKLGTSESVHHSRMAAAMSEFTVAKLLFEQGYEVTPEIEISTGHSIDFRIDREDTETALVEVTRPVPPDHRTADSAVAAIRQTAANKTTGQLQEHGGGVTLFVDCSSFTDEEWAEIARNRPDVGHRPAVVFRARPDGRLDGYTHGSVPIDLPDGIA, from the coding sequence GTGGCGACACCGCTTCGGTTCCGCCGGTCGAAAGCCCACTGGACAGAGGGGCGCGTCCGCGCGGAGATCTATCGGGCGCTCGATCAGAATCTGGGAGCCGAGATGTCGACGCCGTGGTACAGCCAGCCCGACGGGTACGACGCCCGGCGGTTCGAGATGGACAACGGCGACGTGGCGCTGTTCTGCTGGAACGACGACGGCGGCTACTGGCTCGGCAACACCGAGACGCCGAAGACGCTGTGGGGAACGGACAAAGAGACCTTCGACGAGGCCCCGGCTCCGGTCTCGGAGTGGGCACAGCGCGAGTTGCTCGCCCAGCTCTACGAGGAAGACCCGTGGCTCGAATCGGCCCCGAAACTGGCGTGGTTTTTCCTGCCGGTTTTCCTCTCGAAGGACGGCCGCGAGAGCACGCGGGTGTTCTTCCGCGAACACGCGGCGGGCTTTCCCGATGCCGACCGCGAAACCGCGCTTGCCTTCTACGAGGAGTTCCTCGAGACGGGGGCACTCGACGAGTACCGGTACGTGATGGCCTCGAAACTGGGGACTTCCGAATCCGTTCACCACTCGCGGATGGCCGCGGCGATGAGCGAGTTCACCGTCGCGAAGCTCCTGTTCGAGCAGGGCTACGAGGTCACCCCGGAGATCGAGATCTCGACGGGCCACTCGATCGACTTCCGGATCGATCGGGAAGACACCGAGACCGCCCTGGTCGAGGTGACCCGTCCCGTCCCGCCCGACCACCGGACAGCCGATTCGGCCGTCGCGGCGATCCGCCAGACCGCCGCCAACAAGACCACCGGACAGTTGCAGGAACACGGCGGCGGCGTGACGCTGTTCGTCGACTGTTCGTCGTTCACCGACGAGGAGTGGGCCGAGATCGCCCGAAACCGGCCGGACGTCGGCCATCGCCCGGCCGTCGTCTTCCGCGCCCGTCCCGACGGCCGACTCGACGGCTACACCCACGGCTCCGTCCCGATCGACCTGCCCGACGGGATCGCATAG
- a CDS encoding TMEM165/GDT1 family protein, whose amino-acid sequence MSEFLTVVFVAAAAQLAVLPGEKVQFIIAGLSTRYHPLIVVSAAGAAFAGWTALEILFGNALKGALPGVYLDLFTAILFAVFAVLLLRSAPARQAQPTATDGGAFGTDGKLDVEIFGREVPNALGGWLPIFAMMTAGEFGDKTQIVTIGLATQYGAHPGIWVGEMLAIIPVSLANAYFFHTFSHKFDVRKAHFVGAAIFAFFAADTVLAITTGFSVWETVVNAVGSTLADVGPALGL is encoded by the coding sequence GTGTCCGAGTTCCTGACAGTCGTGTTCGTCGCTGCGGCGGCGCAACTGGCGGTCCTGCCCGGTGAGAAGGTGCAGTTCATCATCGCGGGGCTCTCGACGCGGTATCACCCGCTGATCGTCGTGTCGGCCGCCGGAGCGGCCTTCGCCGGCTGGACGGCGCTGGAGATCCTCTTCGGCAACGCCCTGAAAGGGGCGCTTCCGGGGGTCTATCTGGACCTGTTCACCGCGATTCTGTTCGCGGTGTTTGCGGTCTTGCTCCTGCGGTCGGCCCCGGCGAGGCAGGCGCAGCCGACCGCGACCGACGGCGGCGCGTTCGGCACCGACGGGAAGCTGGATGTCGAGATATTCGGTCGCGAGGTCCCGAACGCGCTCGGGGGCTGGCTACCGATCTTCGCGATGATGACCGCCGGCGAGTTCGGCGACAAGACTCAGATAGTGACGATCGGACTGGCGACGCAGTACGGTGCACACCCCGGTATCTGGGTCGGCGAGATGCTCGCGATCATCCCTGTGAGCCTCGCGAACGCGTACTTCTTCCACACGTTCTCGCACAAGTTCGACGTCCGGAAGGCTCACTTCGTCGGCGCGGCGATCTTCGCGTTCTTCGCGGCCGACACCGTGCTGGCGATCACGACCGGGTTCTCCGTCTGGGAAACGGTCGTGAACGCCGTCGGATCGACGCTGGCCGACGTGGGTCCCGCACTCGGACTGTGA
- a CDS encoding DUF5779 family protein codes for MAEFDLDLQAVEDKLEGGEETDSRIVLDILDGSTPDAEWVELIEDDAVLVLSVEGDVNERAAGFAREVRDMGGELVHFRGFLIVTPPGVSVETDRLN; via the coding sequence ATGGCCGAGTTCGATCTCGATCTGCAGGCCGTCGAGGACAAACTCGAGGGGGGCGAGGAGACCGACAGCCGGATCGTACTGGACATTCTCGACGGCTCGACGCCTGATGCGGAGTGGGTCGAGTTGATCGAGGACGACGCGGTCCTCGTGCTCTCCGTCGAGGGCGACGTCAACGAGCGCGCGGCCGGGTTCGCCCGCGAGGTTCGGGACATGGGCGGCGAACTCGTCCACTTCCGTGGATTCCTGATCGTCACGCCGCCCGGTGTGTCAGTCGAGACGGATCGGCTGAACTAG